Sequence from the Deltaproteobacteria bacterium genome:
TATGAGAGGTCCTTGGGGAAGAATGCGGTCTTCAGACGCGGACCTGCCGCTACGCCGGCGGCGAGCACGGCGATCGCCGCCAGCAGCACCGCGTATCGGTGATCGATCGCCCAGCGCACGCCGCGCGCGTAGAAACCGGCTACCCCGCGCTCGCGCCGGTGCGCCCATTGCGCCAGCGGCACCTTGTGCTCGCGGAGCAGCGCATGGCCCAGCAGCGGCACGAACGTCATCGAGACGATGCGCGAGGCGACGAGCGTGCAGGTGATCACCACCGGCAGGCTGAAGATGAAGCGGCCGACGTCGCCGCTCATGATCAGGAACGGCAGGTAAGCGACGATGTTGGTGACGGTGGCGAAGAAGATGGCGCGGGCGAGCCTGGTGGGCCCGAGCCAGGCGGCGACGCGGCCTGGTTTGCCGGAGTCCAGCTCGCGCTTGATGGCGTCGCCGGCCACGACCGGATCGTCGACCAGGAGCCCGAGCGAGATGATCAGCGCCGCGATCGACATCTGCTGGATGTCGATGCCGAGCAGGTACATGAACGCGTAGCTCAGCGCCAAGGTCAGCGGGATGGAGAGCGCGAGCAAGAGGGCGGAGCGCCACTCCCAGAACCCGATCAAGCCGATGAGCACGATGATCGCGATCGCCTCGTAGAAGCTGACCAGGAACAGATCGACCTTCTCCTTGACCTGGCGCGGCTGGTCGGAGGTGCGGGCCAGGATCAGGTCCTCGGGAAGCGTGGCCCGCACGCTCGTGAGCGCGGCGTCGACCTCGCCGCTGAAGTCGGCGATCTGCCGGCCGGCCTGCATCTGCACCGCCACCGTGATCGCGCGCGTGCGCTGCCACACTCCAGCGGCGTCGCGCCAGGTATGGAAGTTGAGATAGCGCGGCGGGTCCTCGTACCCGCGGCTCACGTCCGCGAGGTCTCGCAGGTAGTAGGGTGCGCCGCTCCGCGACGTCGAGACCAGAAGATCGGAGATCTCCTTTTCGCTCTTCAATTCGCCCGTGACATCGACGATCAGCGCCCGCCCTTGTGCGCGCGCAACGCCCCCGGGCGCCTGCGCGTTCTGGGCGAAGATCGCCTGCTGCAACATCTCTCGGGTCACGCCCGTCGAGGCGAATCGCTCCTGCGAATAGTCGACGTAGATGCGCTCGTCGAGGACGCCGGAACGCGTGACCTTGGCGACTTGCGGAGAAACCTGGATGCGCTTGGCGATCTGATCGGAGAAGTCATCGAGCTGGCGCAAGCTGTATTTGGAGCCCGCAACTCGCTGCAGCTCGTCGTTCGCCTGCTCGGGCTGGTCGATGACCGCAGGCTCCCAGAGATCGGGGTGCAGCCACCCGCCGTGCAGGTGCTCGCTCTCGAAGCGCTGGACCACGTCGAGCCAGCGGCCACGGTCGAGGTCGGAGAGCGCGTCGAAGCCCACGAACCCGTTTCCGCGTACCGGGCGGACGTCCTCGGCGCCTTCGGCGCGCGCGAACTCGGCGAGCTGGCCGACGATGCGCGCGATGGGCAAGGGGTTCAACGCGCCGGGGAAGTTGAAGACGACGCTGCGGCGGTTTCCCGCGCGCGCTGTGGATCGTACCGCGCGGATTTCGCTCTCGATCGCCTGGGCGCGAATCGCGATCTCGGCCTGGGAGACCCTCGGGCTCGCCACCGTCAGCATGAGCGCCGCGGTGTCCCCGAAGTCCTTCTTGAAGTCGATCGGCTGGGCGTCCTCGGGCAGGTCGTGGATGTTCTTGATCCGGGAATCGATGTCGTCCAGGGCGCGCCCGAGGTCCTTGGCGTCGGCCCGCACCGTGACCTGCACCACCGAGACGCCATTGCGCGAAGTGGACTCGATCTTCTCCACTTCGCTGTTCGAGGCGATCTTCTCCTCGATCTTGCGGGTGACGAGCTGCTCGACCTTTTCCGCCGGAGCGCCCGGCCAAGGCGTGACCGCGACCGCCACCCGCACCGGGATCAGCGGGTCCTTGCGCTTCGGCATCCGCAGATACCCGAAGGTGCCCGCGACCAGCGTCGCCAGAAGGAGAACCCACGCCACCTGGGGATTCTCGGTGAAGTAGCGTGCCGTGTTGTGCGACTTGTCGACCAGGTCCGCGTCGCTCTTGTGCGCCATCTCAGACCTCTACGGAACGAGCTGGACTCGCTGGCCGTCGTTGAGGAGCGTCGCGCCCTGCACGACGAGCAGCTCGCCCGGGAACAGACCGCTCTCTATCGCCACCTCGTTCCCGACCAGCTGGCCCGCGACCACGCGGCGCTCGCGAGCGATCGGCAACCCTCGCTCTTGCTCGACGACGAAGGCCACCAGCGCCTGCGCATGGCCCTCCGGGCGCTGCGCCGCGACGACCGCGCTGAGCGGAGCGGTGATCACGGGCGCACGCGAGGCCGAC
This genomic interval carries:
- a CDS encoding efflux RND transporter permease subunit, producing MAHKSDADLVDKSHNTARYFTENPQVAWVLLLATLVAGTFGYLRMPKRKDPLIPVRVAVAVTPWPGAPAEKVEQLVTRKIEEKIASNSEVEKIESTSRNGVSVVQVTVRADAKDLGRALDDIDSRIKNIHDLPEDAQPIDFKKDFGDTAALMLTVASPRVSQAEIAIRAQAIESEIRAVRSTARAGNRRSVVFNFPGALNPLPIARIVGQLAEFARAEGAEDVRPVRGNGFVGFDALSDLDRGRWLDVVQRFESEHLHGGWLHPDLWEPAVIDQPEQANDELQRVAGSKYSLRQLDDFSDQIAKRIQVSPQVAKVTRSGVLDERIYVDYSQERFASTGVTREMLQQAIFAQNAQAPGGVARAQGRALIVDVTGELKSEKEISDLLVSTSRSGAPYYLRDLADVSRGYEDPPRYLNFHTWRDAAGVWQRTRAITVAVQMQAGRQIADFSGEVDAALTSVRATLPEDLILARTSDQPRQVKEKVDLFLVSFYEAIAIIVLIGLIGFWEWRSALLLALSIPLTLALSYAFMYLLGIDIQQMSIAALIISLGLLVDDPVVAGDAIKRELDSGKPGRVAAWLGPTRLARAIFFATVTNIVAYLPFLIMSGDVGRFIFSLPVVITCTLVASRIVSMTFVPLLGHALLREHKVPLAQWAHRRERGVAGFYARGVRWAIDHRYAVLLAAIAVLAAGVAAGPRLKTAFFPKDLS